From the genome of Aphelocoma coerulescens isolate FSJ_1873_10779 chromosome 26, UR_Acoe_1.0, whole genome shotgun sequence, one region includes:
- the DCLRE1B gene encoding 5' exonuclease Apollo yields MGGTVLPGTPIAVDFWSLRRAAGARLFFLSHMHSDHTMGLSSTWSRPLYCSPLTARLLHRRLQVPMRWIRPLEVGQSHVLGEVTVTLIDSNHCPGSVMFLFEGTFGTILYTGDFRYTSAMQGEPALRGRHIDRLYLDNTHCHPQRALPSRALATHQAARLIRAHPQHHVVIGVYTLGKETLLVDLALEFSTWVVVSPWRLEQMRLLELPDVFTTEEGAGWIRAVDVAEIRWDTLVSWNALHPTIAIIPTGRPVKVTHPNIHLIPYSDHSSFAELCEFVKWLKPCSIVPIVKADMCQAYFQEYLSSAPQVLPDFKVPKPVQESGQQQSQRRGQKPMSLWKRAMSRSVPRGVVYESPEKNTEKPEAFTDVKVPQHYCDPALCSKEGCMRRMGEKEELSGEQLGTTGAAPVSSEHLATGFAEQYLLTPLNVLKQNRSRTFDELVEGFFRQGDTP; encoded by the exons ATGGGCGGGACGGTGCTGCCCGGGACCCCCATTGCCGTGGACTTCTGGAGCCTGCGGAGGGCGGCTGGCGCCCGCCTCTTCTTCCTGTCCCACATGCACTCGGACCACACGATGGGGCTGTCCAGCACCTGGAGCCGCCCGCTGTACTGCTCCCCGCTCACCGCCCGCCTCCTGCACCGCCGCCTGCAG GTGCCGATGCGCTGGATCCGGCCGCTGGAGGTGGGGCAGAGCCATGTCCTGGGTGAGGTGACGGTGACACTGATCGACTCCAACCACTGCCCTGGCTCTGTTATGTTCCTCTTTGAGGGTACCTTCGGCACCATCCTTTACACAG GAGATTTCCGCTACACGAGTGCcatgcagggtgagccggcgctGAGGGGCCGCCACATCGACCGCCTGTACCTGGACAACACTCACTGCCACCCCCAGCGGGCCCTGCCCTCGCGGGCGCTGGCCACACACCAGGCTGCCCGCCTCATCCGTGCCCACCCGCAGCACCACGTGGTCATTG GTGTGTACACCCTGGGCAAGGAGACGCTGCTGGTGGACCTGGCGCTGGAGTTCAGCACGTGGGTGGTGGTGAGTCCCTGGCGCCTGGAGCAGATgcggctgctggagctgccggATGTGTTCACCACCGAGGAGGGCGCGGGCTGGATCCGCGCCGTGGATGTCGCCGAGATCCGCTGGGACACGCTCGTCAGCTGGAACGCGCTGCACCCCACCATTGCCATCATCCCCACAGGCAGGCCCGTGAAGGTCACCCACCCCAACATCCACCTCATCCCATACTCGGACCACTCGTCCTTTGCGGAGCTGTGCGAGTTTGTGAAGTGGCTGAAGCCCTGCTCCATTGTTCCCATTGTGAAGGCTGACATGTGCCAGGCTTACTTTCAGGAATACCTGAGCTCGGCCCCCCAGGTGCTTCCTGACTTCAAAGTCCCAAAGCCCGTGCAAGAGTCTGGACAGCAGCAAAGCCAAAGGAGGGGGCAGAAACCCATGAGTCTCTGGAAAAGAGCCATGTCACGTTCTGTGCCCCGAGGGGTCGTTTATGAGTCCCCAGAGAAAAATACTGAGAAACCTGAAGCATTTACAGATGTTAAGGTTCCTCAGCACTACTGTGACCCAGCTCTCTGctcaaaagaaggctgcatgcGTCGCATGGgtgagaaggaagagctgagtgGGGAACAGCTGGGAACAACTGGAGCAGCACCTGTTTCCAGTGAGCACCTTGCAACTGGATTTGCAGAGCAATATTTACTCACTCCCTTAAATGTCCTAAAGCAGAATCGCTCACGGACATTTGATgagctggtagaaggcttttTTAGGCAGGGAGACACACCCTGA
- the AP4B1 gene encoding AP-4 complex subunit beta-1, whose product MPYLGGEEAQRELRRALSNPHVQADPARYRGAVLRVIRLMAQGADVSGLFPEMVKAGAVSDVVQKKLVSFYVRAQAPRQPQLALLAVNSLRKDCAHPSPAVRGLALRTMCGLRMPGIQEYLQQPIVSGLRDKASYVRRAAVLGCAKMVKLQGDCEVDGALVNELYSLLRDQDPIVVVNCLRALEEILKKEGGVVINKPIAHHLLNRMPDLDQWGQSEVLTFLLRYRPRSEEELFDILNLLDGYLKSSSPSVVMAATKLFLVLAREYPDVQADVLVRVKGPLLSACTSESRELCFTALCHVRQILRSLPGHFSSHYKKFFCSYSEPHYIKCQKMEVLCELVNDENVQQVLEELKGYCTDVSVELAQGAIFAIANIARTYTEQCVGILTELLGLQQEHITSAVVRAFRDLAWLCPQCTDAVCQALPGCEDTIQDSEGKQALIWLLGTHGEKIPNAPYVLEDFVENVKSETFPAVKMELLTALVRLFLARPAECQDMLGRLLYYCIEEELDMAVRDRGLFYYRLLQSGLEEVKRVLCSPKSDPSLGLLGDQTKQPVNAWALEFNTLATVYGRERWALATAHQPVEPSYSCSPRADSRSRDTESLVSEGNKEVLEVHPDPLMSEGNKEVLKAHPDTGSLSLIPDVSLTAEQFEKTWLSLDMSCQLSLPWCGPVHPDTIQTALHVVHIQTIAMSKAGAQPWKAYLSAQDDSGCLFLTELLLEAADSELQVSVKQNEAKPEALQAFISALRTVLEAVAGLES is encoded by the exons ATGCCGTACCTGGGTGGCGAGGAGGCGCAGCGGGAGCTCCGCCGGGCCCTGTCGAACCCGCACGTGCAGGCGGACCCGGCGCGGTACCGCGGCGCCGTGCTGCGCGTGATCCG GCTGATGGCGCAGGGCGCCGACGTGTCGGGGCTGTTCCCGGAGATGGTGAAGGCGGGCGCGGTGTCGGACGTGGTGCAGAAGAAGCTCGTGTCGTTCTACGTGCGCGCCCAGGCCCCGCGGCAGCCGCAGCTGGCGCTGCTCGCCGTCAACTCCCTGCGCAAGGACTGCGCCCACCCCAGCCCGGCCGTGCGCGGGCTCGCCCTGCGCACCATGTGCGGCCTCAG GATGCCCGGGATCCAGGAGTACCTGCAGCAGCCCATCGTGAGCGGGCTGCGGGACAAGGCGTCCTACGTGCGCAGGGCGGCcgtgctgggctgtgccaagATGGTGAAGCTGCAGGGCGACTGCGAAGTGG ATGGTGCTCTGGTGAACGAACTGTACAGTTTGCTTCGTGACCAGGACCCCATTGTGGTTGTGAACTGTCTGAGGGCCTTGGAAGAGATCTTGAAGAAGGAGGGAGGAGTTGTCATCAACAAACCCATTGCCCATCATCTCCTCaacag gaTGCCTGACCTGGATCAGTGGGGGCAGAGCGAGGTGCTCACCTTCCTGCTGCGCTACAGACCCCGCAGCGAGGAGGAGCTCTTCGACATCCTCAACCTGCTCGATGGGTACCtcaagagcagcagccccagcgtCGTGATGGCAGCCACCAAGCTGTTCCTGGTGCTGGCCAGGGAGTACCCAGACGTGCAGGCAGATGTGCTGGTGCGGGTGAAGGGCCCGCTGCTGTCTGCCTGCACCTCAGAGAGCAGGGAGCTCTGCTTCACCGCGCTCTGCCACGTGCGCCAGATCCTCAGGAGCCTGCCCGGCCACTTCAGCAGCCACTACAAAAAGTTCTTCTGCTCCTATTCGGAGCCCCACTACATCAAATGCCAGAAGATGGAGGTGCTGTGTGAGCTGGTGAATGATGAAAACgtgcagcaggtgctggaggagctgaAGGGTTACTGCACAGATGTGTCGGTGGAGCTGGCGCAGGGAGCGATCTTTGCCATAG CCAATATTGCCAGGACATACACAGAGCAGTGTGTGGGAATtctgacagagctgctggggcttCAGCAGGAACACATCACCTCAG CTGTGGTCCGTGCTTTCCGGGacctggcctggctgtgtccccagtGCACAGATGCCGTGTGCCAGGCACTGCCTGGCTGTGAGGACACCATCCAGGACAGCGAG GGCAAACAAGCGCTGATCTGGCTCCTGGGCACACACGGGGAGAAGATTCCGAACGCTCCCTATGTCTTGGAGGACTTTGTGGAGAACGTGAAGTCCGAGACGTTCCCAGCAGTGAAGATGGAGCTCCTGACGGCGCTGGTGCGGCTGTTCCTGGCCCGTCCTGCCGAGTGCCAGGACATGCTGGGCAGGCTGCTCTACTACTGCATAG AGGAAGAGCTGGATATGGCTGTACGAGACCGTGGACTGTTCTACTATCGCCTTCTGCAGTCTGGGCTGGAGGAGGTGAAGCGGGTCCTGTGTAGCCCCAAGTCTGACCCCTCCCTGGGACTCCTGGGGGACCAGACCAAGCAGCCTGTCAATGCCTGGGCCTTGGAGTTCAACACTCTGGCCACAGTTTATGGCAGAGAACGCTGGGCACTTGCCACTGCTCACCAGCCTGTGGAACCCTCTTATTCCTGCTCTCCTCGTGCTGACTCCAGGAGCAGAGACACAG AGTCACTTGTTTCTGAAGGGAATAAGGAAGTCCTCGAGGTTCATCCTGATCCTCTGATGTCTGAAGGGAATAAAGAAGTCCTCAAGGCTCATCCTGATACAGGCAGCCTGAGCTTGATTCCTGATGTTTCCCTGACTGCAGAACAGTTTGAGAAGACGTGGCTGAGCCTGGACATGAGCTGccagctctctctgccctggTGTGGGCCTGTCCACCCAGACACCATCCAGACAGCCCTTCACGTGGTCCACATCCAGACCATTGCCATGAGCAAAGCTGGAGCCCAGCCCTGGAAAGCTTATCTGAGTGCCCAGGATGACTCAGGCTGCCTCTTCCTCACAGAGCTCCTGCTTGAGGCTGCAGATTCAGAGCTGCAGGTTTCAGTGAAGCAAAATGAAGCAAAGCCAGAGGCACTGCAAGCTTTCATCTCTGCCTTGAGGACAGTCCTGGAGGCAGTGGCTGGACTGGAGTCTTGA